The Amycolatopsis sp. DG1A-15b genome window below encodes:
- a CDS encoding discoidin domain-containing protein, with protein MAEENERAEVTALSRRHVLTAGTGLLAGFGLAAVLPGVASAAPGSRKSDLALFRPVRVSSTDYAATPAEFAVDGLARTGVRGSGWRAARGDDQWIVVDLQAPCAIESVVLTFEARPGDPAFDAGASRSRTSGFEVQSSYATAFDLDVSGDGKAWRTVHHTDAGTGGVVTIPLAVTARWVRFTASRRSTTNPLGLNGFQVFGTSREARPAVRGWTSFPVRPDDEPPALAVAADGTVPLESGWVLTMDDWAPTGDGKTLSASTVDTRGWLPATVPGTVLASLVEQGQLPDPVSGMNNLHVPEALSRHAWWYRRRFALPRGLDTSPGRHVWLEFDGVNHEAQIWLNGAEIATQSHPFGRGVHDVTAALRRTGEQVLAVKISPMPRPGSPGDKGADGSSWVDAGGTMFDNSPTYLAVSGWDWMPAVRDRAAGLWDHVRLRSTGAALLGDVRVDTKVPDGKTAEVTLTVPVRNAAATAQRVKVTAAFGPVNVASTVTIPPGQSTDVVFPKQRAENAKLWWPNGYGDPDRYDLTLTAAIGAATSDRRTVKIGLREIGYSYDLPIVIADGRATQTVDLAPQNARFVRMRGLKRATGWGFSLWTMSVVDSGNPGTDLAQGKPSAAQSVADGNPPERAFDGDPNTRWTSGYSDDQWLQVDLGAATAFDRVVLTWETAYAATFRIQVSQDGGTWTDVAAVDNSPKPLTFLVNGVKIFARGGSWGWDELLRRMPSERADAVVAMHRDMNFTLIRNWVGSSYRPELFDACDKYGILLWNEFWDGWSTDPANHDIFLAQAEDTVLRYRHHPCATVWFGCNEGTPPPSLDNALRDLVHTHTDLLYQGNSAGGVITGDGPYYWQDPKRYFSGEATGGKYGFWSEIGLPTVSVVESMRNLVGAGDPGWPIGAPWFLHDWSTGGNQSPQSYLAAIDARLAPSTSLAEFCRKAQFVNYESMRAIFEAWNAKLWADATGVLLWMSHPAWHSTVWQTYDYDLEVNGSYYGARKGCEARHVQADLTTWQVRVVNHTPGALTGVTVTARLHGLDGTALGEARQQKLDVAPVSAAAAFTVPFADGLPDLHLLRLTLTDGRGTVLSENTYWRYRTDAAMRALNQLPGARLSTSLRPDGDAYTATVRNDGRTVAAMIRLSLRERNGTDRVLPTRYGDNYFWLLPGESRTIRVEPRRRVPNAKLLVEAYNVAAKLS; from the coding sequence ATGGCGGAGGAGAACGAGCGCGCGGAGGTGACCGCCCTGTCCCGCCGGCACGTCCTGACCGCGGGAACCGGGCTGCTGGCCGGGTTCGGGCTGGCGGCCGTCCTGCCCGGTGTCGCGTCGGCCGCGCCCGGGAGCCGCAAGAGCGACCTCGCGCTGTTCCGGCCGGTCCGGGTTTCCTCGACCGACTACGCCGCCACCCCGGCCGAGTTCGCCGTCGACGGTCTCGCCCGGACGGGCGTTCGCGGCTCCGGCTGGCGCGCCGCCCGGGGCGACGACCAGTGGATCGTCGTCGACCTGCAGGCCCCGTGCGCCATCGAATCCGTGGTCCTCACCTTCGAGGCCCGGCCCGGCGACCCGGCCTTCGACGCCGGCGCCTCCCGCTCCCGCACCAGCGGCTTCGAGGTCCAGTCCAGCTACGCGACGGCGTTCGACCTCGACGTCTCCGGCGACGGCAAGGCCTGGCGCACCGTGCACCACACCGACGCGGGCACCGGCGGTGTCGTCACGATCCCGCTGGCCGTCACCGCGCGCTGGGTCCGCTTCACCGCCAGCCGCCGCTCGACGACGAACCCGCTGGGCCTCAACGGCTTCCAGGTCTTCGGCACCAGCCGCGAGGCCCGGCCCGCGGTCCGCGGCTGGACGAGCTTCCCGGTGCGCCCGGACGACGAGCCGCCCGCACTGGCCGTGGCGGCCGACGGCACCGTCCCGCTCGAATCCGGCTGGGTGCTCACCATGGACGACTGGGCGCCCACCGGCGACGGCAAGACGCTTTCGGCTTCCACCGTGGACACCCGCGGCTGGCTCCCGGCGACCGTGCCCGGCACGGTGCTGGCCTCGCTCGTCGAGCAGGGGCAGCTGCCCGACCCGGTGTCCGGGATGAACAACCTGCACGTCCCGGAAGCGCTTTCGCGCCACGCCTGGTGGTACCGCCGCCGCTTCGCCCTGCCGCGCGGCCTGGACACCTCCCCGGGCCGCCACGTCTGGCTGGAGTTCGACGGCGTCAACCACGAAGCGCAGATCTGGCTCAACGGGGCCGAAATCGCCACGCAGAGCCACCCGTTCGGCCGCGGCGTCCACGACGTCACCGCCGCGCTCCGCCGCACCGGCGAGCAGGTCCTGGCCGTGAAGATCTCGCCGATGCCGCGGCCCGGCAGCCCCGGCGACAAGGGCGCCGACGGCAGCTCCTGGGTCGACGCCGGCGGCACGATGTTCGACAACTCGCCGACCTACCTCGCCGTCTCCGGCTGGGACTGGATGCCCGCGGTGCGCGACCGCGCGGCGGGTCTCTGGGACCACGTCCGCCTGCGCTCCACCGGCGCCGCCCTGCTCGGGGACGTCCGGGTCGACACGAAGGTGCCCGACGGCAAGACCGCCGAGGTCACGCTCACCGTCCCGGTGCGCAACGCCGCCGCGACCGCCCAGCGCGTCAAGGTCACCGCCGCCTTCGGCCCGGTGAACGTGGCGAGCACGGTCACCATCCCGCCCGGGCAGAGCACCGACGTGGTGTTCCCGAAGCAGCGGGCCGAGAACGCGAAGCTGTGGTGGCCCAACGGCTACGGCGACCCGGACCGCTACGACCTGACGCTGACCGCGGCGATCGGCGCGGCCACGAGCGACCGCCGGACGGTCAAGATCGGCCTGCGCGAGATCGGCTACTCCTACGACCTGCCGATCGTCATCGCCGACGGCCGCGCCACCCAGACCGTCGACCTCGCGCCGCAGAACGCCCGGTTCGTCCGCATGCGGGGGCTCAAGCGCGCCACCGGCTGGGGGTTCTCGCTCTGGACCATGTCGGTGGTCGACAGCGGGAACCCGGGCACCGACCTGGCGCAGGGCAAACCGTCGGCGGCCCAGTCGGTGGCCGACGGCAACCCGCCCGAGCGCGCGTTCGACGGCGACCCGAACACGCGCTGGACGTCCGGATACAGCGACGACCAGTGGCTGCAGGTCGACCTCGGCGCCGCGACGGCGTTCGACCGCGTCGTGCTGACCTGGGAAACCGCCTACGCGGCGACGTTCCGGATCCAGGTGTCGCAGGACGGCGGCACCTGGACCGACGTCGCCGCGGTCGACAACAGCCCGAAACCGCTGACCTTCCTCGTCAACGGCGTGAAGATCTTCGCCCGCGGCGGCAGCTGGGGCTGGGACGAACTGCTGCGCCGGATGCCGTCCGAGCGGGCCGACGCCGTCGTCGCGATGCACCGCGACATGAACTTCACGCTGATCCGCAACTGGGTCGGCTCGTCGTACCGGCCGGAGCTGTTCGACGCCTGCGACAAGTACGGCATCCTGCTGTGGAACGAGTTCTGGGACGGCTGGTCGACCGACCCGGCCAACCACGACATCTTCCTGGCCCAGGCGGAGGACACGGTGCTGCGCTACCGCCACCACCCGTGCGCGACCGTCTGGTTCGGCTGCAACGAGGGCACCCCGCCGCCTTCCCTCGACAACGCGCTGCGCGACCTCGTCCACACGCACACCGACCTGCTCTACCAGGGCAATTCGGCGGGCGGCGTGATCACCGGCGACGGACCGTACTACTGGCAAGACCCGAAGCGGTACTTCTCGGGCGAGGCGACCGGCGGCAAGTACGGGTTCTGGAGCGAGATCGGGCTGCCGACGGTGTCGGTCGTCGAGAGCATGCGCAACCTGGTCGGCGCCGGGGACCCCGGCTGGCCGATCGGCGCGCCCTGGTTCCTGCACGACTGGTCGACGGGCGGCAACCAGTCGCCGCAGAGCTACCTCGCGGCGATCGACGCCCGGCTCGCGCCGTCGACGAGCCTGGCCGAGTTCTGCCGCAAGGCGCAGTTCGTCAACTACGAGAGCATGCGCGCCATCTTCGAGGCGTGGAACGCGAAGCTGTGGGCCGACGCCACCGGTGTGCTGCTGTGGATGTCGCACCCGGCGTGGCACAGCACGGTGTGGCAGACCTACGACTACGACCTCGAGGTCAACGGCAGCTACTACGGCGCACGCAAGGGGTGCGAGGCCCGGCACGTCCAAGCCGACCTCACGACGTGGCAGGTGCGCGTGGTCAACCACACGCCGGGCGCGCTGACCGGCGTGACCGTCACCGCGCGGCTCCACGGCCTCGACGGGACGGCGCTCGGTGAAGCCCGGCAGCAGAAGCTCGACGTGGCCCCGGTTTCGGCCGCGGCCGCGTTCACCGTCCCGTTCGCCGACGGCCTGCCGGACCTGCACCTGCTCCGGCTGACCCTGACCGACGGCCGCGGCACGGTGCTGTCGGAGAACACGTACTGGCGGTACCGGACGGACGCGGCGATGCGCGCGCTCAACCAGCTCCCGGGCGCGCGCCTGAGCACGTCGCTGCGGCCGGACGGCGACGCCTACACCGCGACGGTCCGCAACGACGGGAGGACCGTCGCGGCGATGATCCGGCTGTCGCTGCGCGAACGCAACGGCACCGACCGCGTGCTGCCGACCCGCTACGGCGACAACTACTTCTGGCTGCTGCCGGGGGAGAGCCGCACGATCCGCGTCGAGCCGCGGCGGCGGGTGCCGAACGCGAAACTGCTGGTGGAGGCGTACAACGTGGCCGCGAAGCTGAGCTAG